The nucleotide sequence TTGGTCAGCAAAGTGTtaagttaaaacaattttgttaattatttattttaatgttttttttttaatagatttcAAGTGCAGCAGGAGCAGTAGGAATGACTCACGAACATCTAACAATAGCTGTGGCTTTAGACGTCCCCTTCTTTATAGTAATAACAAAGATCGATTTGGTGGAACCAACAAAAACGTTGCAAACGttagaatcaattttaaaacaagcTGGAAGTCGGCGAGTCCCACTCGTGATCCAAAATTTGGATGATGTGATCACGGCGGGGGCGAACCAATTAACACAAAACATAGTACctattttttgtgtttcaaGCGTTACGGGGGAAGGATTAGATTTGTTGTTGAAGTTTTTGCATGTTCTTCCACCGGGGGTCTCGAATAACGAACGAGAACGGCTCGAGCAACAAACCCCAGAATTTCAAATTGACGAGAATTTCCGAGTGTCTGATGTTGGACAAGTTTTGGGGGGACTTTTGGTTAAAGGTACATTAAATGAGGGGACTCCAATGCAATTGGGGCcattaaaaaatggaaattttgttccggttaatattaaaagtatTCATCGAAATCGATTTCCGTGTAGGAGCGTTCGAGCGGGGCAAAGCGCCGCTGTTAGTTTGGATGTTGAAGTACCAGATTTGAGAAATGGGATGGTTTTATTAAGCCGTGGTGAACCTGCGATGGGttgcaaatattttcaagcAAGCGTTTCGCTGCTATATCATCGCACAGCGATCTTTCAAGGTTTCCAAGCAACGGTACATATCGGCAATATTCGACAAACGGCGGTTATTTTCGCTATATTTCCGTCGAAATGTATTCGGGTGAACGAAAAAGCTTCAGTTATATTTGCTTTCATGAATCACCCGGAATATGTAAAAGTAGGGCAAAGGTTGTTGTTCCGAAGCGGGAGTTCTAAAGGAAAAGGTGAAGTAACTCAAGTCTTTCCGTTACATTAATGCgtctttatttctattttttttggattaattGTTTTGAGTACCTGAGTTGTGATTacagaaaaatatattaaaaattaataaattaacttaattaacacGACAAATCGATAACGATCTCAGAAATAAATCACTTATTAGATGAACTTGTATGCAATATAGCAATTAGTtgaacaaaaagaaatcacTAAATAAACTAATCTAATGAAATAATTCTAATGAAGGAAGCACAAAAAAttcagaatatttttaaaggaCAGTATTACGCCGAGAACTTCATACCCTCCATAGAAATTAGCGTGTAAGGATACTGGCTGTGGAGTAAACGTCTATTTTAGgagagttttattttaaattttgattttttattttaacaagtCTTTTTGGGGGGGTAAGGAGCTCTTTGGGCGAGAGTTTTGCTGTGGAtctttgtaaaaaataaaagtagaaatATTGAGGtaacatatttattgtaatgttgattaaaaaaaataaatgttcgTTCTGTgtctaatttttgttattaaaatattatttaatatcctTTATTATCACTTGCAGtatacaattaaaacaataactacaatatataatattaCGCTCCTCAATCAGTAAGTTTAATCGTTTGTAATCCAGAAAATTACTTCAACTTGCCTCAAATCGTCACAACTCAGCATATGATCCTAAATCCTGCACCTAAATCGCGCAAATTCATGAAATACCCTATGATTTCCTCCattattatgacattatacttattattgtatctCTCCTCTTCCACCTGAGCACGACGTTCCTCATCCTTTGTATTTCATCTGCTGAGTACCCTACTCTGATATAAGACTCTCCCAAAATCTTAAAATCGCTCCTGTGGTCCAGCGCATCCTCGTACTTTATCGCTCTTTGACTTTCGTAATGATTacctataataaaaaaattcttaattcaGTTTAATTGTGTATTTAGTTAACTAGGCAACAACCGACAGccgtttaataaaagaaatttatcatTGGCAGTAGAAGATGTTCTTGTACACAAATTCtctgttaaaattatttctacttatacaggtgttccattacattagtttacactgtaccaaatttcaacgctttaccataaatagtgtttaagatatttagaaaaatgtgttaaaacatcctgtatacaggatgtttcacTTAAATAAACTCTCAGGCCAAGTATCTCCGGAATGGCTTGAAGTATTTTAGTTAAAAGAAACTTTCCCTTCAacacaaactttttattagATACTATCATTGGATTGTcagaaaaaaacaatttatttttcagtttACTTCAGTCAAtacaatgtaattaaaaagGTATCTATGTAAGTACTTTCAAAGTTCATTTCCTTCCTTATGATAACGACAGGTACttatcatattttattatctatttattattgttaataataatgtagataaataaaattaagtgtAGTTAGTAATTGACCCAAAGTACACACAACGTTGGTTCAAGGTACAACTTTCCTGTACTGTACCTTGGATCAATCCACATTTTTcctttcgaacaattttttgcCAATAATATGTGATTATgaattttacaaattacaaCATTGCAGATGCACATTCTGTGGGCTGCCTTTCCTATCTTTAACCGCTTCATTATCCTCACCAATTCCTCCTCTCgctatttattctttttgttaATGTACTTCTATACCATCATTTTTATGTACCTAATTTTCATTCCTTGTAGCctatatacaggatggttcagtttttaatcgggaaactttaacacgtagtacttgccaaaataaatttttcaattttcgccgattaagttttaaaaattcgtataaaatccacttcttggaatatgagtatgaaaatagcccaaagtgttaataagagtgtcctctttccaatgaaccaacacgttttgaaaaataacttttagtttttgagaaaacaatatttgaagttttaataaaattttcgatcttgcaattttcatcgataattttcaaaattcgctataaaattaatttcttgaaggatccttgtggaaatatcaccaattattaattaaagtatcctctttttattgcaaaaagccgtttagaaaaatcacttttagttcttgagaaataaatttttgaaataatcgacaattttttcgaattttgcaattttcgccgattaagttttaaaaattcgtataaaatccacttcttggaatatgactatgaaaatttcccaaagtgttaataaaagtgtcctctttccaatgaagcaacacgttttgaaaaataacgtttagtttttgagaaaagaatatttgaggttttgataaaattttcgatgttgcaatttgtatcgataagtttcaaaattcgctataaaattaatttcttgaaggatccttgtggaaatatcaccaattattaattaaagtatcctctttttaatgcaaaaaaccgttttgcaaaatcatttttagttcttgagaaataaatgtttgaaatgtaatttcatttttattcaaatatcgcaatgtAGGGTCACTTGAGAAatgtaccagaaattataaccataatggctgGATAGACACGTCGAATACCCGGCCGAAGGgaatgccgaatatccggcttttcgcaaaatcactatccgttccatcactaattttaagtaacatttacgaaatacgtgtctttagttatttgagttttttatgaaaacgacaaagttttttaaaaactaaactttgaagacctataactcctcaggggtacaacttagtatagaggttgctttaaatcatcttaatttattgtccacACATGTCcttgctctgtgtcggttcttatgtgaatcaccctgtataagtggttccattaaaaaaaatctgagttgtgtttataactcaaaaaccgtgatgactagaaaaattctacgtgaaaaatctattagaacccgtttttacttttgtaataagtttcctgatagccgagatacaccCCCTGTCTGAAAaccgtaaattttgaaacccgtatatcaaaaacgaagagggctatgaaaatttggtttgcggcattgtaagtttcacaaaaaagtagctcaggttcgcgaaaaccgcaactttctatctttcataataactgaaaTATATGGAAGCCTGCGACAAAATCAATTCATGTAAGGGAAAAATTATTAGCAGGAAGTTCGTAAACTGTCTAGATACCAAAAGTTTTCTGAAACAAAAGAGCTCACTGATCCCACTGATAGTTAATACCCATGCTGACTACCTGGAaggaatattttcaaaatagacAACTGGTATCAACTTGCTTTTATAAATCCCTCTGAAACACCTGAGGATGCTGTTATGCTGGAGGACGAGTATTTCACTCTTCTAGGCCAAGGGAAGAACATGGCTCCTGGTTATAATAACATGTCGAGGCAGTTGTTGAGAAGCTTGGACCTTGATATTCACTCCTACATCAGggaaataattaacttttgcCTTATGACTCAACATTTTCCACGAGACTGGAGGACCTCTATCATAATCTGCGTCCCCAAGAAGGGTTCCTCACTTTCCGACCCAGCATACTACCGCCCCATCTCACTGGTGCCAGTGATAGGAAAACTTTTCGAGATACATCTCAAGAACAAGCTTCTGGCTGTCGTCTCAAAGAACATCCCACCCTACCAATTGGGATTCCAACCCGGCAAATCTACATCCCAGCCACTTACGGTATTGCTTTCCAACTTTCAAGCGGCACGCTATCAAAAACGTAAATCCGCGGCTGTATTTCTGGATCCGAAAGGCTTTCGACTCAGTCAACTATTTAAACTGGATAAGTTAAATGTTCCATATTACCTCCAAAACTTGATAAGGCAATTCCTTTCAGATCGCTCTTGTTTTGTGAAGCTGAAAAACCATCACTCCCGCAGTTTCACCATCCAACAAGGCCTCCCATCTCTCCTTCTCTGTACAACATCTTCTGTCACGATATTTACGACAACACTCCAGACGCCTTTGATGTGAATAAATATACTCTACGCCGATGACACAACACTGATTTCGCACGCCTCTTCGGTCCGAAAGCTACAAGTGCTTATCGATGAAACAGAGAGCTGGGACCGAAAATGGCTCATTTGAAGCAACTCCTCAAAATCGCAATTCTTCATCCCTTTCCTCCAAGTTCACACCCCTTCTCTGACAATCACAGTCCAATCAACTCCCCTCTCAGTCTCACTAACCTGCAAATACCTAGGCATAACACTCGACAGAAAAGTGAAGATCCAAGTGAAGATGAAAGTGAAAACTCGCGCCAAGCACTTCATATCCCTGTCATCCAGAGGTCACGGAATTTCCACAAAATGTGCATCAAGACACCGCACACTACAGACTTTTGATCGGccgataattttttctttctataGAATGAGCATTACCAGTTTTAATAAACTTGTTCAATTAATTGGACCAGCCATAGCAAAACGGGATACAATTTTACGACGTGCGATATCTGCCGAAGAGAGAATTTTTCGTTGTTTAggtttattttctattttacttttacaaaTTTACTAATTGTGAATCATCAGCAAAATTTGAGTAATAGAAGTTGTCTGATGATGCCGTTTATTTATGATCTGCttaaatatatttcatattcCGATCTTAGCATCCAGTTTCTTTTTTGGGCTAAGTTCGCGGAGAGAAGGAATAATAGATAAAGCAAAATTGGTGTCTTCATCAGTTTTTGTGTCTTCCAGTGCTTGCACCAATGCCTTGTCTGCATCATCAATAGCTGATTCGATAGCTGCACGATGTGGATGCAAGAGGTCCACTTTCGGTGTCGCCTTCAATATCATCATCACCGGAAGTGGTTCTATGTTGCTTTCCGTGGTACGATTATCACAGCATGACagtaaaaataacattttattgaagTAAACATATTTGCGCCTCTTGCTGGCAACCTGGCCTAATTTCGCAGAAACAAGTCTGAAGGTTATTTCAAGGTTTTTGAACCTCGTTACCTGAAATTATAAAACCACAGTGTAATTGATAATATAGATATAGATACCTATATTCTTTTACAGATATTTAGCAACTGGATCTAGTTTTCAAACTTAGTCATTCCCATATCTTACTGGATCATCAACAATACgaaatattgtaaaattcaGGAACAGCTACTTCAAAAACTTCCAACTACAGTTGACGTTCGAGTATTCctttatacttttttatataacgcTGACCTCTTCTCCCCTTCAATAAGATTTTCGATCAATTCTTCCAAAATCAGCGACATTATAGGATGAGAAAGACAGATCGCAATACAAATCAATGACAGCTACCGACTGAAAAGTCGCCGGGTGTGCGCCTGCACATAGAAACTAGTGCTGTTTAAGCAGTCGGCCAATAGTTGGCAAACTACGAAGTTGAAAGGGAATCGAGTTGCACATTAAACTTAACTGTCGGCCGATTCAATTCGTTTGAGTGTGCGCACTTATA is from Onthophagus taurus isolate NC chromosome 8, IU_Otau_3.0, whole genome shotgun sequence and encodes:
- the LOC111413885 gene encoding GTP-binding protein 2 — protein: MDSFLSLFDPSCDDNSDDDTDLVENSLPPEPQHGNIEYKLKIINPSKQRFEHLVTQMKWRLREGQGEAIYEIGVEDNGVLTGLSDRDMLDSLSTLKEMAYKLGATTTILRERTLDNGRIATEVLVRKVPDDQNNIEIRVAVLGNADAGKSTLLGVLTQGNLDNGRGRARLNMFRHLHEIQSGRTSSISHEILGFNSQGEPVNYSYSELMTAEEICDISTKLVTFLDLAGHRKYIHTTIQGLSGYSPHHAMLVISSAAGAVGMTHEHLTIAVALDVPFFIVITKIDLVEPTKTLQTLESILKQAGSRRVPLVIQNLDDVITAGANQLTQNIVPIFCVSSVTGEGLDLLLKFLHVLPPGVSNNERERLEQQTPEFQIDENFRVSDVGQVLGGLLVKGTLNEGTPMQLGPLKNGNFVPVNIKSIHRNRFPCRSVRAGQSAAVSLDVEVPDLRNGMVLLSRGEPAMGCKYFQASVSLLYHRTAIFQGFQATVHIGNIRQTAVIFAIFPSKCIRVNEKASVIFAFMNHPEYVKVGQRLLFRSGSSKGKGEVTQVFPLH